A single genomic interval of Desulfovibrio sp. TomC harbors:
- a CDS encoding ABC transporter permease: MKRLSGLLVFCALAGAWETLSRSGLVSRLYFPPVSTIAATFWDLTVSGLLPEQALSTVLRAVAGLLIALAVMGPLGLAMGVSRRLSALLTPTVELLRPVPPPAVIPAAMLLLGIGTGMKLAVIVFACSFPILVGAVDGARGVDPGFRLTAGAYGLTRRDLLFGVILPAAGPSVAAGFRSALPMALIVAVLSEMVGATSGIGHYILRMQRTFAIPEMYAGVAMIGLWGLCLNTGLERALARLLRWHAGWKGGRD, translated from the coding sequence ATGAAACGCCTGTCCGGACTGCTCGTATTTTGCGCCCTGGCCGGGGCCTGGGAGACGCTGTCGCGGTCCGGCCTCGTCTCGCGGCTCTATTTCCCGCCGGTTTCGACCATTGCCGCGACGTTTTGGGACCTGACCGTCTCGGGCCTGCTGCCGGAGCAAGCCCTCTCCACGGTGCTTCGGGCTGTGGCCGGCCTCTTGATTGCCCTGGCCGTCATGGGGCCGCTCGGGCTGGCCATGGGCGTCTCGCGCCGGCTTTCGGCCCTTTTGACCCCAACGGTCGAGCTGCTGCGCCCGGTGCCGCCGCCGGCCGTCATTCCGGCGGCCATGCTGCTGCTTGGCATCGGCACGGGCATGAAACTGGCGGTGATCGTTTTTGCTTGTTCCTTCCCCATCCTGGTCGGGGCGGTGGACGGGGCGCGCGGCGTCGATCCGGGCTTTCGCCTGACCGCCGGCGCTTACGGCCTGACCCGGCGCGACCTGCTCTTCGGGGTCATCCTGCCGGCGGCCGGCCCGAGCGTGGCGGCCGGGTTCCGCTCAGCCCTGCCCATGGCCCTTATTGTGGCCGTGCTCTCGGAGATGGTCGGGGCCACAAGCGGCATCGGCCATTACATCCTGCGCATGCAGCGCACCTTCGCCATCCCCGAGATGTACGCCGGCGTGGCCATGATCGGCCTGTGGGGGCTTTGCCTCAATACCGGCCTGGAACGGGCGCTGGCGCGGCTTTTGCGCTGGCACGCCGGCTGGAAGGGCGGCCGGGACTGA
- a CDS encoding ABC transporter permease yields the protein MAAPPSNPPLPIEGGRGGSAPPAAGGILLLIALLLLWEALSRCAILPPDAVPPVSAVAAELGRLLASGELVGQVGLTAGRAVAGFAVGGCCGVLLGFACGVFPGFGRAMRTTVEFLRPMPSVALVPIGILFLGLGFGLCVAVAGFACAWPAYVAALAGAGAAGTELRDTARVYGLGRFERIVFVRAPAALPHVMAGLRTGLAVAVAVAVTTEMAAAPNGLGSFILESSLAGRPQRMYAGIVAVGLLGAGLNAAFVALRRRVLAWTPEEGRR from the coding sequence ATGGCCGCTCCGCCCAGTAATCCCCCCCTCCCCATCGAGGGGGGCCGGGGGGGATCAGCCCCCCCGGCCGCCGGAGGCATCCTCCTCCTCATCGCCCTCCTCCTCCTCTGGGAAGCCCTCTCCCGCTGCGCCATCCTCCCGCCGGACGCCGTGCCGCCGGTTTCGGCGGTGGCGGCGGAGCTTGGCCGGTTGCTGGCCTCTGGGGAGCTTGTGGGCCAGGTCGGGCTGACGGCGGGCCGGGCTGTGGCCGGTTTTGCCGTGGGCGGGTGTTGCGGCGTGCTGTTGGGGTTTGCCTGCGGCGTGTTCCCGGGTTTTGGCCGGGCCATGCGGACGACGGTGGAATTTTTGCGCCCCATGCCATCGGTGGCCCTTGTTCCCATTGGCATTTTGTTTCTGGGCCTGGGCTTTGGCTTGTGCGTGGCCGTGGCCGGCTTTGCCTGTGCCTGGCCGGCCTATGTGGCGGCCCTGGCCGGCGCGGGCGCGGCCGGGACGGAACTTCGCGACACGGCCCGGGTGTACGGCCTTGGGCGGTTTGAGCGCATTGTCTTTGTCCGGGCTCCGGCGGCCTTGCCCCACGTCATGGCCGGGCTGCGCACGGGGCTGGCCGTGGCTGTGGCCGTGGCCGTGACCACGGAGATGGCCGCTGCGCCAAACGGGCTTGGCTCGTTTATTCTGGAGTCGTCGTTGGCCGGGCGGCCGCAGCGCATGTACGCCGGCATCGTGGCGGTCGGATTGTTGGGAGCCGGGCTCAATGCCGCTTTTGTGGCCCTGCGGCGGCGGGTGTTGGCCTGGACGCCCGAGGAAGGGCGGCGATGA